The Hippocampus zosterae strain Florida chromosome 11, ASM2543408v3, whole genome shotgun sequence genome includes the window aaagaaacaagatcGCCGCTTATTTTTAGGCGAGAAAAGTGAGCCAGGTTCCGTTTTAGGGACTTGAAACGCATCTTCACTTCGCTGTCGTCGGAGGTCAGATATTTGGACGCCGACGTCACGAGGCTTCTCTCGTTTGTGTACATCCCAAAGATGCAAATGGAGAGAAGACGTCAAGGTCGAGGTCTCGAAGGGAATCGCAAGTCAGGTATGGTTGAGTGAGCAGGACTGGAatcccgtttaaaaaaaaaaatcactaacgCATTAATTAGACGAATGCAAATATGTTTTGGGTGCACACCGTTATTATGTACAATATGGTGAAAAAAATTGCTCTGtcgaaggctaaaaaaaaattaaaataaaataaagggtgGGAGTATGATTGGGGTTTCTGGATGGCAGGACTCTGAGAAGTTAGGCCGGGAGCCCAACGTGTGGCTGGGGGAGGAATAAataccaatatatatatatatacattttgtgACTATTTATGATCTGATATTTTTAGGGGGATCGGGCGGTGGCCTATATAATAAATGCTGGCGCCATCATGATCGACGATCAACCGCTTCTACTGGAAGCGTTCAGTCAGGCCCCAGTTGTCCATCAACAATCAAATATTCTTGCTCGTCTACATCAACTTTATGAGCCTGTACTGTGAAAGAGGCCCAAATCAAATGTGGAAAATCCACcttgtccacaaaaaaaaaaaaaaatccaaatgattgGAGTAGCAGTCGGATCGGAGCAACACGGAATCGGGCTGCGGGCGTCTCACCTTTCCTTGGCCTCGGCGGCGCGGTCCCGCTGGCGGCGGTTCTTGAACCAGTTGCTGACCTGCGTGGTGGTGAGTCCGGTGGCCTCGGCCAGCTCGCGCTTCTCGCGCGGGGACGGGTAGGGGTTGTGCGTGTACCACTCGCGCAGCACGCTGCGGCTCTTCTCCTTGAAGCAGTAGCTGGTCTCCTCGCCGTCCCAGATGGAGCGCGGCAGCGGGAACTTGCGGCGCACGCGGTACTTGCCCACGGCGCCCAGCGGCCGCCCGCGCAGCTTCTCCGCCTCGATGTAGTGCGCCTTGAGCCACAGCTGCTGCAGCTTGGGGTGGTTGTGCGCCGAGAACTGGTGGCTCTCCAGGATCTTGTAGAGCTCGCGGAAGTTGCCGCGGTGGAAGGCCACCGCCGCCTTGGCCTTCAGCACGCTCTCGTTCTTGTGCAGGTGCTCGCAGGCCGGCAGCGACCACAGGAAGCGGCCCAGGCGCTCGATGTTGCCGCCCTGCTGCAGCACCTCGCACACGCACGCCACTTGCTCCTGCGTGAAGCCGAACGTCGGCAGCATGGACATGGCGGGGCCGGTGCCGCTGGCTCAGCGCGCCAGGCGACGCGACGCTCCGGCCATGGGAGAGTGGCcgcggcgagggggggggggcggctgccGGGGGACGTCAAACAAaccctcccccacacccccactccGAGGTCGAGTCGCGCCTTCCTCCGAAGTTGGTGCGCAAAAGTTGggactgccgccgccgccgccgctgtcgtCGTCCTCTCTCGCCTGCTTGCTTCTCAGCGCTCGCGGCGCAGCTccccttttaaaaatattcttcCGAGCCGGCAAACCCGCGCGGACGCGCAGCCTGATTGGTCGCTCGCCCGAGCCCGGGGACCAGACAATAGCCCGGCGTGGAATTATTCGCCATGGTGACGctgtcactcaaaaaaaaaaaaaaaaaaagagtaacctGATGCGCgcggaggtggaggtggagagGCCGACACGCCCACCGCTGGCTGGAAATatgacgcgcgcgcgcacacacacacacacacactcgagtCCGAAACACTTTGTTCTTTTCAAGTTGGAGAGCTTCACCTCACTTTGACGGACACCTGGAGGAGCCAAAGAGCGGCTGGTGacgggcgcgcgcgcgcgcgggcgACTCTTTTCGGAGCGAGCGCAAATCAACCCGGACGacgttctgaaaaaaaaaagactgaacacAACGGTGCGTTGTAAATGTAATATTCATttacgtgttttttttcggggggggggggggcgtgaaagACGCTGTTGGAGTGAGTTATAAGCGCGCGTGTTGTCCAAGTAAAGTTTGCTCTGATTTCCACAAAGGCCCGCCCCTCCCGTTGACTTTTCCAAGTCAGATTCAAATATGTCAACCGAAAGGGGAAAAGTGTCTTCTcttgaaattcattcatatttgttttctcaTGGAATGGAtcggtcttcttttttttcgggggcgggaggggggggggtgaatttcaCCAGGGCACAAATAATACAATTGGGAGAAAGTTAAAATTATGGATGATTTATTTGTGGTTTCCAACGTGTCACTCCCCAAAACGGGATAGAATAATTGGCAGATTAAACCTGTTGTTCATCAGCTCACATATTTCCATTTATAAATGACACCGAACACGTAAATGCACGAATAATCCAAATATTGACAAAAAGAGGTgtgtaaacccccccccccagcttgctcactgtttaggtACTTCGACATGAAGACGTTTTTTTATCTTGAATAAAGTGACTTTGGACAGTTGACAAATTGCTGCCATTAAGAAGATGAATGGGAGTAGGAAAACAAATGGCCATCTTGCATGCGGAGGAAATCAACTATATGAGCTCCGACAGACTAAAAGAATAGGATTGTAATTATGACTGACTTGAGTCACAATCGCGTGGTTTGGCGCTTTGTAATGAAAGCAGATCACAACATCAAGCGGACTTCTGCActccagtcaaaaaaaaaaatcagctccaATCAACAAGACCAAGAAAGAAATGAAGCGATGATGTATGGGACCAATTCAGAGGCATCAATGTAAGTCCAACACCATCGTGGACTTAAATgactatttttgtgtgtgctggATGGATGAGAAGAGCGAGGCTGCAAGTGTCCAcgtgaccagaaaaaaaacaaacaaacacgggaATGAAAGTTgggtctacacacacacacacacacaaaatccaaactattcattcaatgaaaatcaattaaaaagatACAACTATTCTTATTATAGTGTAAAGTCTGTAGATACCGCTGGAATTGAaactagcccccccccctcaaaataaaaagcaacatgTTATCCTGTGACAACCTGCACCCATTTTAGCAAAacaaacaccagaagaaactcACTTGTCAAATAgagttgacaaaattaaaagggaCAACAGTGCACACAATAATATGTCATTACGTCATAAGTACTATTTTTTTAAGGGCTTTCCATTCCACGGAGTTGGAAAATTAGTTTTGCTACGTCTCTTCCTTATTGACCCGCCTCAATCAAAATttcaaagataaaaaaaaaaatatatatatatatatatactgtatttttggtTCAAGGGAAAAGTACGGATCCTGCCAAAGATGGTGTGACGAATGCAACGGCGCACCCCAGAGCGCAATGCCAGGGCCCCTGACAGTGTTTGTAaacatttctttgtttcagatgaaGCCTGATCAAAACTCTTCAGGAGGAATTATTCCCGCCACTGATGAACGCAGCTCGCCTTTCCCCTAATCGGCCCGCCGCCTATTTTCACAACCTCCCTCCGCCGCGACCTTTCGCTAATTCGGCTGATTGCTGCAAGATGTCGGCGAGGCGTTTGTGAGATCGCGGGACTGGAGCGACGCCGGGAGACCCGCGGCGAGCGTTCCACCCGAGACGTGCGCCGCGAGGGGGCTGATGAGGAACATTCTTGAAGGACGGGCGCTCCGTTATTAAAGCCAGCCAGCGGCAGGCCGCCCGTGCCGGCGAGCCGCACGGCAATCACGGCCCGGCCGATTATCGTTTGTTTACATCCACGTCGTTAGgtcagaggaagaggaggagatggaggCACTTTTGGACACTCAGGCCCGATTAGGCTTCTCCACATTGGCTACTTTCAACAGTCATGAACCTtcacccccccctaaaaaaaaagtgaattactGAACAATTCTCTTCTATAGAAAACCAATTTGGGAATACAGAGGAAAATGTCTTTCAAGTTGTATTTCTGTAcacaacattattattattattattattcttattttaccAGCATACCCGcactcaaaatgaatgttatAATACTTGAACAAAACCAGTTTTTATTGACCTCtgattttaatttgttgttcATATGTAACATGAGGCCATCACTCACGTATTTGGCTGCAGTTCGACttgatttctttaaatgcatcgGCAATGTTTCAAGCAACATTGGACCCGCGTTGCCAAAATGACGATCGTCTTCCCAATGGCCGCAAATGTTGGCTTTTGGTGGCAAGGGCCCGTCGCCCTCACGTGATTTCAAGTGATcggattgttgtttttcttcaacttGCTATTTCGGCGATCAGCTCGGAAATCCCGATTGCgtcattctttttaaaaagtcatttcgCTACCTTCAGCCTCCCTTTTGCTGCCTTGGCGGAGATCGTCACCGGCTCGGACAAAAGTCCCGCTCGCTCAGCATCCACGTGAGCGGAGGGCCGCGATGCGAAACCGGATCGCGATCAATAATTGCTTCTGATCTGGCTACATTGAAAGCAGCTTTTACTTGGCTttcgggagggaggggggggggggcgacatgcGGGATCAGTTAGCCGGCCGCCTTTGAAGGAGCAGAAAAAGACGAGCTGCCGCCGCCGGCCGCAATGTTGTTGCAGCGGCGGCTACGAGCCGGGGCGCGGGAACTCGTTTTGGAACGTTAGCGCGGCCGGCGATTGGATGTGCGGTTTTTCGCCGCCGGTTATTTCCTCTGAGCAAAGACGCCACGGCCGGGCCAAAGGCTTCCCTCGCCGCTGATAATGAAAGGCCGAAAGGCCGCTGGCGACGGGAGCGACGTATATTTCGTGGGGGGGAGGCTCatattaaagattttttttttctggggtcaCCAAAGTGTCTCCGGTGGACCTTTTAAATGGCGGCGAGTGCAAAAGTCTGCTGCGGCTGCCCCCCCTCCGGAGGGGGCTTGAGAGGTTTGATGGAAATGCTATGGGAGCGTTGGGGCTttgcttcatttatttttgtcgcacGCTTTGATCGTCATGACACGACTtcaaatggggagggggggggggggggtctgggaaAGCAGCGtgcgccatttttctttttttttttaggggtgtgTGTCAATTAAACTTTCAGCGAATGGCTTTTAGACTGTACATCGTAGTcatagtcatttattttttacagtgtgcTAAGTCAGACATCAGGAAGGAATGACTTCAAAAGTGAGCGGCAGTAATTAGCGATGCGCTAATGCGAGACTTTGCAACCTGGCGCGCgagagtttattattattttttttttttagttgaaatGCAGCCACGAGCTGGACCGGGGCGGACCGTGGCTCTCTCGCGCAAAGTCATCGGCGCCCCCCGTGGGCCGGATGATGCcaagtgaaatgaaagaaaaaggagGTCGAGCTTCGGAGGTAGCAAAAGTTCCGTCAaacggcgacgacgacgacgactcggTCTAATTCCGTGGCATCTTTCGGCTTCTTCCAAATGAAGGCGCGCTTGGGAAACTCGAGCCCTTTTCCGTGCCCGCTAATTCTTCCTGATGCTATCAGCGCCTCGCGCCCGCGAGGCCGGCAGATG containing:
- the LOC127610483 gene encoding homeobox protein SIX2-like — its product is MSMLPTFGFTQEQVACVCEVLQQGGNIERLGRFLWSLPACEHLHKNESVLKAKAAVAFHRGNFRELYKILESHQFSAHNHPKLQQLWLKAHYIEAEKLRGRPLGAVGKYRVRRKFPLPRSIWDGEETSYCFKEKSRSVLREWYTHNPYPSPREKRELAEATGLTTTQVSNWFKNRRQRDRAAEAKERENNENSNNNGGNNGGNALTSSLNGTKTLLGSSDDDKTPAGTPDHRPSPSPALLLGSAGGGGGGGGGGGGGQLAPLHGLPPPPGPAAVPVAGGADSAHHHHQHQHPHPHLHHHHPLPHHHPHHHAMHHDSILNPMSANLVDLGS